A portion of the Clostridium gelidum genome contains these proteins:
- a CDS encoding GTP-binding protein — protein MYVTRRQLLSRLEYVKEQEVPIINFDIALAELNGILDRPCSFLIKG, from the coding sequence GTGTATGTTACAAGAAGACAGCTTCTATCAAGATTAGAATACGTGAAAGAGCAAGAAGTACCAATAATAAACTTTGACATTGCCTTAGCTGAGCTAAATGGAATCCTAGATAGACCTTGCAGCTTTTTAATTAAAGGTTAA